A genomic stretch from Dysgonomonadaceae bacterium PH5-43 includes:
- a CDS encoding DNA gyrase subunit B (product_source=KO:K02470; cath_funfam=3.30.230.10,3.30.565.10,3.40.50.670; cog=COG0187; ko=KO:K02470; pfam=PF00204,PF00986,PF01751,PF02518; smart=SM00433; superfamily=110455,54211,55874; tigrfam=TIGR01059) → MSEEAKNLNTDYSADNIQVLEGLEAVRKRPAMYIGDVGQKGLHHLVYEVVDNSIDEALAGHCNNIDVIINEDNSITVKDDGRGIPVDYHEKEKKSALEVVLTVLHAGGKFDKDSYKVSGGLHGVGVSCVNALSSFLRAEVRRDGKIYSQEFAYGKTQTELTIEGDTTDRGTIITFKPDYGIFIVSEYKYDILAARLRELAYLNAGIRLTLTDKRNVIEGEFKSETFHSSEGLREFVKFIDSAKDPLIGGDVIHIVTEKQGIPVEVAMTYNTSYNESIFSYVNNINTIEHGTHVAGFRRALTRTLKKYAEDSKMLEKAKVEISGDDFREGLTSVISIKVQEPQFEGQTKTKLGNNEVIGAVDQAVGEALGYYLEEHPREAKTIVDKVILAAQARHAARKAREQVQRKSPLSGGGLPGKLADCSDKDPAMCEIFLVEGDSAGGTAKQGRERKYQAILPLRGKILNVEKAMPHKIFDSQEIRNIYTALGVTIGTPEDSKALNLEKLRYHKVIIMTDADVDGSHIATLILTFFFRHMRELIDKGYVYIATPPLYLMKKGKVEEYCWTDQQRQMFINTYGDGSESSVRTQRYKGLGEMNAQQLWETTLDPEHRTLRQVTIENASEADRVFAMLMGEEVAPRREFIEENATYANIDA, encoded by the coding sequence ATGAGCGAAGAAGCTAAAAATTTGAATACTGATTATTCTGCAGATAATATTCAAGTATTAGAAGGACTGGAAGCCGTAAGAAAACGTCCAGCAATGTACATCGGAGATGTTGGACAAAAGGGTTTACACCACTTAGTATACGAAGTTGTTGACAACTCGATAGACGAAGCTCTGGCTGGTCATTGTAACAATATCGACGTTATCATCAATGAAGACAATTCAATTACCGTAAAAGACGACGGTAGAGGAATACCTGTTGATTATCACGAAAAAGAAAAAAAATCGGCTCTTGAGGTTGTCCTTACTGTTTTGCACGCAGGTGGTAAGTTCGACAAAGATTCTTACAAAGTATCTGGCGGCTTACACGGTGTTGGTGTTTCGTGTGTTAACGCCCTTTCTTCTTTCTTAAGAGCAGAAGTGCGCCGAGATGGCAAAATCTACTCTCAAGAGTTTGCTTATGGTAAAACTCAAACCGAATTAACCATAGAAGGCGACACAACAGACAGAGGAACTATTATTACTTTCAAACCCGATTATGGTATATTCATCGTAAGCGAATACAAATACGACATACTTGCTGCAAGACTAAGAGAACTTGCATACTTAAATGCTGGAATAAGACTTACTTTAACAGATAAAAGAAACGTAATAGAAGGCGAGTTCAAATCAGAAACCTTTCATTCTTCTGAAGGCTTAAGAGAGTTTGTTAAATTTATCGACTCGGCGAAAGACCCTCTTATTGGTGGCGATGTCATTCATATTGTTACCGAAAAACAAGGCATACCTGTTGAAGTTGCAATGACTTACAACACGTCTTACAATGAAAGTATATTTTCGTATGTAAACAATATCAACACTATAGAACACGGAACTCACGTTGCTGGATTTCGTAGAGCTTTAACTCGTACTCTTAAAAAATATGCTGAAGATTCTAAGATGCTCGAAAAAGCAAAAGTAGAAATCAGTGGTGATGACTTTAGAGAAGGATTAACATCGGTTATTTCTATAAAGGTACAAGAACCTCAGTTTGAAGGACAAACAAAAACCAAATTAGGCAACAACGAAGTTATCGGTGCCGTAGACCAAGCTGTAGGCGAAGCATTAGGTTACTATTTAGAGGAACACCCACGTGAAGCTAAAACTATTGTCGACAAAGTTATCTTAGCGGCTCAAGCTCGACACGCAGCAAGAAAAGCAAGAGAACAAGTTCAACGTAAATCTCCTCTATCTGGAGGTGGCTTACCTGGTAAACTTGCCGATTGTTCGGACAAAGACCCTGCTATGTGTGAGATATTCCTTGTCGAAGGAGACTCTGCGGGTGGTACTGCAAAACAAGGTAGAGAACGCAAATATCAAGCAATACTTCCATTAAGAGGTAAAATCTTGAATGTTGAAAAGGCTATGCCTCATAAAATCTTCGATAGTCAGGAAATTAGAAACATATATACTGCTCTTGGCGTTACTATCGGAACTCCAGAAGATAGCAAAGCTCTTAATTTAGAAAAGCTACGCTATCATAAGGTTATCATTATGACCGATGCCGACGTTGACGGTAGCCACATCGCAACTCTTATATTAACATTCTTCTTCCGCCATATGCGCGAATTAATTGACAAAGGTTATGTTTATATAGCTACCCCCCCTCTTTATCTTATGAAAAAAGGTAAAGTTGAAGAGTATTGCTGGACAGATCAACAAAGACAAATGTTTATCAACACTTATGGCGATGGAAGTGAAAGTTCGGTTAGAACTCAACGCTATAAAGGTTTGGGAGAGATGAACGCTCAACAATTATGGGAAACAACTCTTGACCCTGAACATCGTACCCTAAGACAAGTTACAATAGAAAATGCTTCTGAAGCCGACCGTGTATTCGCTATGCTAATGGGTGAAGAAGTTGCTCCTCGTCGTGAATTTATCGAAGAAAACGCTACTTACGCTAATATCGACGCTTAA
- a CDS encoding 1-acyl-sn-glycerol-3-phosphate acyltransferase (product_source=COG0204; cleavage_site_network=SignalP-noTM; cog=COG0204; pfam=PF01553; smart=SM00563; superfamily=69593) — MKKIYSFLLKLLGWTYELAAPIPPKCVICVAPHTSNWDFVIGMIFYKSIGGNPHFLMKKSWFVFPLNYIFRAFGGFPIDRSKNSSMTDQMAEEFNRQESFQLAITPEGTRKKNSNWKTGFYYIATHAKVPIALASLDYSIKKIRLIENFIPTGDVDKDMDYIKLQYKGVLGKYPDKFSM; from the coding sequence ATGAAGAAGATTTATTCGTTTTTATTAAAACTGTTAGGTTGGACGTATGAATTAGCTGCTCCTATACCTCCTAAATGTGTTATTTGTGTAGCTCCCCATACAAGTAACTGGGATTTTGTGATAGGAATGATATTCTATAAATCAATAGGGGGCAATCCTCATTTCTTAATGAAAAAGAGTTGGTTTGTTTTTCCTTTGAATTATATCTTTAGAGCTTTTGGTGGTTTTCCTATTGATAGGTCTAAAAATAGTTCGATGACAGACCAAATGGCAGAAGAGTTTAATAGACAAGAAAGTTTTCAGTTGGCTATAACTCCTGAAGGTACAAGAAAAAAGAACTCTAATTGGAAAACTGGGTTTTATTATATTGCCACTCATGCTAAAGTACCCATCGCCTTAGCTTCTCTCGATTATTCTATAAAAAAAATAAGATTGATAGAAAACTTTATCCCGACAGGTGATGTAGATAAAGATATGGATTATATCAAGCTTCAATATAAAGGTGTTTTGGGTAAATATCCTGATAAATTCTCTATGTAA
- a CDS encoding 23S rRNA (guanosine2251-2'-O)-methyltransferase (product_source=KO:K03218; cath_funfam=3.40.1280.10; cog=COG0566; ko=KO:K03218; pfam=PF00588; superfamily=75217): MRKLKTLELKRISTEEFKETKKIPLVIVLDNVRSLHNVGSVFRTSDAFLVKAVYLCGITATPPHAEIHKTALGAENTVEWKYFNNTLDAIKELKEQGYCIAAIEQAENSIMLNELNLTEQAYAVILGNEVKGVDQEAMNNCDICIEIPQFGTKHSLNVSVTSGIIIWEFFNKLQSR, translated from the coding sequence ATGAGAAAACTAAAAACATTAGAATTAAAACGCATTAGCACAGAAGAGTTTAAGGAAACGAAGAAAATTCCATTAGTTATTGTTCTTGATAATGTAAGAAGTTTACACAATGTAGGTTCTGTATTTCGCACATCTGATGCTTTTTTAGTTAAAGCGGTGTATTTATGCGGAATAACTGCTACTCCTCCTCATGCAGAAATACACAAAACAGCCTTGGGAGCAGAAAACACAGTTGAGTGGAAATACTTCAACAACACATTAGATGCCATAAAAGAACTAAAAGAGCAAGGATATTGTATAGCGGCAATAGAGCAAGCCGAAAATAGTATTATGCTTAATGAGTTAAACCTAACAGAACAAGCTTATGCTGTTATCTTGGGCAACGAAGTAAAAGGTGTTGACCAAGAAGCTATGAATAATTGTGATATTTGTATAGAAATTCCTCAGTTTGGAACTAAGCACTCACTCAACGTTTCTGTTACTTCTGGAATTATTATCTGGGAGTTTTTCAATAAACTACAATCGAGATAG
- a CDS encoding small subunit ribosomal protein S20 (product_source=KO:K02968; cath_funfam=1.20.58.110; cog=COG0268; ko=KO:K02968; pfam=PF01649; superfamily=46992; tigrfam=TIGR00029), which produces MANHKSSIKRIRQAEKKRLHNKYYARTARNAVRTLRRTTDKTAASELYQKVSSMLDKLAKKNVIHKNKASNLKSKLSIHVNKLN; this is translated from the coding sequence ATGGCAAATCACAAATCATCTATAAAGAGAATAAGACAAGCAGAAAAGAAAAGATTGCATAATAAATACTATGCAAGAACTGCAAGAAATGCTGTAAGAACTCTTCGCAGAACAACTGACAAAACTGCAGCTTCTGAACTATACCAAAAAGTTAGCTCTATGTTGGATAAATTAGCAAAAAAGAATGTTATCCACAAAAACAAAGCATCTAACTTAAAATCAAAATTGTCAATTCATGTCAATAAATTGAATTAA
- a CDS encoding DNA repair protein RecO (recombination protein O) (product_source=KO:K03584; cath_funfam=2.40.50.140; cog=COG1381; ko=KO:K03584; pfam=PF02565,PF11967; superfamily=50249,57863; tigrfam=TIGR00613), which produces MLHKTKGIILYKNDYNDTYSILHVYTEEFGIVSYLTSRSKGKKTKLSRSLFHQMAVLDLEVEHKNNREIQRLKEAKVHISFSFMLDNPIKSSICIFLAEFINKVVKESHSNKLLFDYVVQSLQVLDLLEKDYANFHLVFLIRLSQFLGFYPDATTYNKGMFFDMQNGVFTHYKPTYSYFLNPDESANFYNLLRMDYNNMSKFKLSGKERNEIIKRILDYYRLHLTNFSEIKSLEILREVFG; this is translated from the coding sequence ATGTTACACAAAACTAAGGGGATTATTCTCTATAAAAACGATTATAACGACACTTATTCTATACTTCACGTATATACTGAAGAGTTTGGAATTGTGTCATACCTTACTTCACGCAGTAAAGGTAAAAAAACTAAGCTGAGTAGGTCTCTATTCCATCAAATGGCTGTTTTAGATCTTGAGGTAGAACATAAAAACAATAGAGAAATACAACGTCTTAAGGAGGCAAAGGTACATATTTCTTTTTCTTTTATGTTAGATAATCCAATAAAAAGCAGTATTTGTATATTTTTAGCCGAATTTATCAATAAAGTAGTGAAGGAATCGCACTCAAATAAACTTTTATTCGATTATGTAGTTCAATCTTTACAAGTTTTGGATTTGTTGGAAAAAGATTATGCAAATTTTCATTTGGTGTTTTTGATTAGACTTAGTCAGTTCTTAGGATTTTATCCCGATGCTACTACCTATAACAAAGGAATGTTTTTTGATATGCAAAACGGAGTATTCACACATTATAAACCTACGTATTCTTATTTTCTTAATCCCGACGAGAGTGCAAACTTTTATAATTTACTTAGAATGGATTATAATAATATGTCTAAATTCAAGTTGTCGGGAAAAGAACGAAACGAAATTATTAAACGCATACTTGATTATTATCGTTTGCATTTGACTAATTTCTCCGAAATTAAATCGTTGGAAATCCTCCGTGAAGTTTTTGGCTAA
- a CDS encoding hypothetical protein (product_source=Hypo-rule applied; cath_funfam=3.40.630.10; pfam=PF04389; superfamily=53187) — translation MQKTFLIICLFIAMVSCNKETKQNTEVKMEVTNNCIPTFNADSAYNYTAQQVAFGPRVPNSKAHKACANYFISEFKKFGAEVIEQDATLRTYDNIALEAKNIIASFNLENKNRILLCAHWDSRPFADHDSNPDNHKTPIDGANDSAGSCGILMEIARQIGINNPTIGVDIILFDAEDWGVPKFENKYEGGWCLGSKYWAANPHTQGYTAKYGILLDMASAKNARFYKETVSMYYASDIVKKVWQKAHELGYEEYFVNKYGGSIEDDHVPVNQIRKIPCIDIIQSDPNSQNGFGSYWHTVDDNMDAVSKETIKAVGETITHIIYNEK, via the coding sequence ATGCAAAAAACATTTCTAATTATATGCTTATTCATAGCTATGGTTTCTTGCAATAAAGAAACAAAACAAAATACTGAAGTTAAAATGGAAGTTACAAACAACTGTATTCCAACGTTTAATGCCGACAGTGCTTATAATTACACAGCTCAGCAAGTCGCTTTCGGACCAAGAGTACCGAACTCTAAAGCTCATAAAGCTTGTGCCAACTACTTCATTTCTGAATTTAAGAAATTTGGAGCTGAAGTAATAGAGCAAGATGCGACTTTAAGAACTTATGATAATATCGCGTTAGAAGCAAAAAACATTATAGCTTCTTTTAATCTTGAGAATAAGAATAGAATATTACTTTGTGCACACTGGGATTCTCGTCCGTTTGCCGACCACGACTCAAACCCTGATAATCATAAAACTCCTATCGACGGAGCTAATGACAGCGCAGGTTCTTGTGGTATATTAATGGAAATTGCCCGACAAATAGGAATAAACAATCCTACAATTGGCGTTGACATTATTTTATTTGATGCCGAAGATTGGGGTGTTCCTAAATTTGAAAACAAATATGAAGGAGGTTGGTGTTTAGGCTCTAAGTATTGGGCTGCAAATCCTCACACACAAGGCTATACCGCAAAGTATGGTATTCTTTTAGATATGGCAAGTGCTAAAAACGCTCGTTTCTACAAAGAAACAGTATCTATGTATTATGCTTCCGACATTGTTAAAAAAGTATGGCAAAAAGCTCACGAATTAGGATACGAAGAATACTTTGTAAATAAATATGGTGGCAGCATAGAAGACGACCACGTTCCCGTTAATCAAATAAGAAAAATCCCATGTATAGATATTATTCAATCTGACCCAAATAGTCAAAATGGATTTGGTAGCTATTGGCATACAGTTGATGATAATATGGACGCCGTAAGCAAAGAAACAATAAAAGCGGTAGGAGAAACAATAACCCATATAATTTATAACGAAAAATAA
- a CDS encoding cysteine desulfuration protein SufE (product_source=KO:K02426; cath_funfam=3.90.1010.10; cog=COG2166; ko=KO:K02426; pfam=PF02657; superfamily=82649) → MKTINQIQDDIIEEFSAFDDWMDKYALIIEMGNDLPTLAAEHKTSNNLIEGCQSRVWLQADYEDGKVIYKGDSDAVIVKGIVSLLIKVLSGHTPEEILSNDLYFIEKIGLKEHLSPTRSNGLVSMLKQMKLYALVFKSQETK, encoded by the coding sequence ATGAAAACAATAAATCAAATACAAGACGATATAATAGAAGAGTTTTCAGCATTTGACGACTGGATGGATAAATACGCCCTAATAATAGAAATGGGAAATGACTTACCAACACTGGCTGCCGAACACAAAACATCTAACAATCTTATAGAAGGTTGTCAAAGTAGAGTTTGGTTACAAGCCGATTACGAAGATGGAAAAGTTATATACAAGGGAGATAGCGATGCGGTTATAGTAAAGGGAATAGTATCTCTTTTAATAAAAGTACTTTCAGGACATACTCCTGAAGAAATATTATCAAACGATTTATACTTTATTGAAAAGATAGGATTAAAAGAACACCTTTCCCCTACTCGCTCCAACGGATTAGTATCGATGCTTAAACAGATGAAACTATATGCTTTAGTATTCAAATCACAAGAAACAAAATGA
- a CDS encoding omega-amidase (product_source=KO:K13566; cath_funfam=3.60.110.10; cog=COG0388; ko=KO:K13566; pfam=PF00795; superfamily=56317): MKELRVSCVQSSIEWEDKLRNLTHFYSLISQLKGKSDVVVLPETFTTGFSMKASHLAETIEEDTIKTIKSWAQEFGFAIAGSFISKEDNNTLYNKAFFVTPEGDTYFYNKRHLFRMGEENKVFSPGDTYSIINYKGWNIRLIVCYDLRFPVWIRNKNNEYDLLICVANWPKARAKVWSSLLVARAIENLCYVCGVNRVGEDGNGLKYQGDSLIIDYKGNALAEAINDEESLLTVSVNKDKLNDFREKFPAWKDADDFTVL; encoded by the coding sequence ATGAAAGAATTAAGGGTTAGTTGTGTTCAGTCGAGTATAGAGTGGGAAGATAAACTACGGAATCTTACACACTTTTATTCTCTTATCTCTCAGCTTAAAGGTAAATCTGATGTGGTGGTATTGCCCGAAACTTTTACCACAGGTTTTTCAATGAAGGCTTCTCATTTGGCAGAAACTATAGAGGAGGATACGATTAAAACAATAAAAAGCTGGGCGCAAGAGTTCGGTTTTGCTATTGCTGGAAGTTTTATTTCTAAAGAAGATAACAACACCTTATATAATAAAGCATTTTTTGTAACTCCCGAAGGAGATACTTATTTCTATAATAAGCGTCATTTGTTTAGAATGGGAGAGGAAAACAAAGTCTTTTCTCCTGGAGATACATATTCTATAATAAATTACAAAGGTTGGAACATAAGGCTAATAGTTTGTTACGACTTACGTTTCCCTGTTTGGATAAGAAATAAAAATAACGAATACGATTTGTTAATCTGTGTTGCTAATTGGCCTAAAGCCCGAGCGAAAGTTTGGTCAAGCCTTCTTGTTGCTCGTGCTATAGAAAATCTATGTTATGTTTGTGGTGTAAACAGGGTGGGTGAAGATGGTAATGGATTAAAGTATCAAGGCGATTCTCTTATTATAGATTACAAAGGAAATGCTTTAGCAGAAGCTATTAACGATGAAGAAAGCTTATTGACTGTTTCTGTAAATAAAGATAAACTTAACGATTTCAGAGAAAAATTCCCAGCCTGGAAAGATGCCGACGATTTTACAGTTTTGTGA
- a CDS encoding hypothetical protein (product_source=Hypo-rule applied; cath_funfam=3.40.50.80): MTESEINDFIETLKEKKGKVKILELKGRPKVETTTEYQIKTISNSICISENGAPSQCRCSVSMVDIKTKKERRMSIQTLCDKIIKNDGIN, translated from the coding sequence ATGACAGAATCGGAAATTAACGACTTCATCGAAACATTGAAAGAGAAAAAAGGCAAGGTAAAAATTTTGGAATTGAAAGGACGTCCAAAAGTTGAAACGACAACTGAATATCAAATCAAAACAATTTCAAATTCTATATGCATTAGTGAAAATGGTGCCCCTTCACAATGTCGGTGTTCCGTCTCAATGGTAGATATAAAAACCAAAAAAGAGAGAAGAATGAGCATACAAACACTTTGTGATAAAATAATTAAGAACGATGGCATTAATTGA
- a CDS encoding membrane protease subunit (stomatin/prohibitin family) (product_source=COG4260; cog=COG4260; pfam=PF13421,PF14237; superfamily=117892,55277) has product MALIDVVKCEVHDEEFVYKFPSDDLRIGTQLVVYPAQTAFFIKGGKVLDEFQSGTYTLKSENIPLLNKLINLPFGSNSPFKAEVWFINQISKLDIKWGTPTPIQLEDPRYNVIVPVRAFGQYGFKIKDPRLFLETLIGNMTSFTAEKIEQYFKGKVLAQLSALISQKIAQDGVSILDINAHLIDMSEYCNFQLCKIFDKYGIEVIEFSFMSINAPEDDPSIVKLKEAKDFAARLKITGKDGYQMERSFDVMEAAAQNEGGGMMNIGAGLGAGLGVGTQMGNMFTQTMNTNPATPPPLPQEPTYFLYFNNQQQGGFNSQAVQTLISQGQVNADTLIWKQGMPNWAKISTLSEFVNLFGGQQMPPPIPSNL; this is encoded by the coding sequence ATGGCATTAATTGATGTTGTAAAATGCGAGGTTCATGATGAGGAATTTGTATATAAGTTCCCTTCAGATGATTTAAGGATAGGCACACAATTAGTTGTTTATCCTGCCCAGACTGCTTTTTTTATTAAAGGAGGTAAGGTGTTGGATGAGTTTCAATCAGGGACTTATACCTTGAAATCTGAAAACATCCCATTGTTAAACAAATTGATTAATCTACCTTTTGGCTCAAACTCTCCATTCAAGGCTGAGGTGTGGTTTATCAATCAAATCTCTAAATTAGATATTAAGTGGGGAACACCTACTCCTATTCAATTAGAAGACCCTCGCTATAATGTGATTGTTCCAGTAAGAGCATTTGGTCAGTATGGATTCAAGATTAAAGACCCACGTTTATTTCTTGAAACCCTAATAGGAAACATGACAAGCTTTACAGCCGAAAAGATAGAGCAGTATTTCAAGGGAAAAGTATTGGCTCAACTTAGTGCTTTAATATCTCAAAAGATTGCTCAAGATGGCGTTTCTATATTAGATATAAATGCTCACTTAATTGATATGTCGGAGTATTGTAATTTCCAACTGTGCAAGATTTTTGATAAATATGGTATTGAAGTCATTGAGTTTTCTTTTATGTCTATCAATGCTCCTGAGGATGACCCAAGTATTGTGAAACTGAAAGAAGCAAAAGATTTTGCTGCAAGGTTGAAAATCACAGGTAAAGATGGTTATCAAATGGAACGTAGCTTTGATGTTATGGAAGCTGCAGCTCAAAATGAGGGTGGAGGTATGATGAATATAGGAGCAGGACTTGGTGCTGGTTTGGGTGTTGGTACGCAGATGGGAAACATGTTTACTCAAACAATGAATACAAATCCAGCAACTCCGCCTCCTTTGCCACAAGAACCTACTTATTTCCTCTATTTCAACAACCAACAACAAGGCGGATTTAACAGCCAAGCCGTTCAAACACTTATATCGCAAGGGCAAGTTAATGCCGATACATTGATTTGGAAACAAGGCATGCCTAATTGGGCGAAAATATCCACATTGTCAGAGTTTGTTAATTTATTTGGAGGGCAACAAATGCCTCCTCCTATACCTTCTAATCTATAA
- a CDS encoding membrane dipeptidase (product_source=KO:K01273; cath_funfam=3.20.20.140,3.40.50.880; cog=COG2071,COG2355; ko=KO:K01273; pfam=PF01244,PF07722; superfamily=51556,52317), with protein MLIGLSVNHKDGLSCISNAYSNAVIKAGGSPVLIPLTNSEEVLNEILSNIDGLILSGGGDIHSSFFNEELHPSVDSFDLERDNYDIYLARKASEMNIPILGICRGHQVLNIAFGGNIIQDIPSQIPESTINHSQSEARNIATHQIKINLTSKLFDIMQTDEIETNTFHHQACKDIASGFIESASSKDGLNEAIESNEGKAIIGVQWHPENMALTDNDSMRPLFSNLIGEAELYHLAKKIHKQIITIDSHCDTPLYFKYGINLGENNGAINVNPKDLGVEDEDEIVKYQIKVDIPKMQEGLIDAVFMVAYIKQGSLNKSSTQKAVDKTESILNEITSQVNNNKDIAEIAKTSDDVKRLKKEGKKAIFLGIENGYGIGTEIQNIKKFADMGISYITLCHNGDNDICDSASKSNSKHNGLSDYGKQVVKEMNRLGIMVDISHTSEKTSFDVLEVSEYPVIASHSSAKALRNHPRNISDSLMSAIAEKGGVIQVCLYSYFLRNDDKAQAKDAADHIDHIVKTVGIDHVGIGSDFDGGGSLTDIQTISGMPKITIELLRRGYSEEDIAKIWGGNLMRVMDIVQKNKK; from the coding sequence ATGCTTATTGGCTTATCAGTCAATCACAAAGACGGACTCTCCTGCATTTCTAACGCATACTCAAATGCTGTTATTAAAGCAGGAGGGTCTCCTGTTTTGATACCCCTGACCAACAGTGAAGAGGTGTTGAATGAAATTTTATCTAACATTGATGGATTAATCCTTTCTGGAGGTGGAGATATTCATTCTTCTTTTTTCAATGAAGAGCTTCACCCTTCCGTTGATTCATTTGACTTGGAAAGAGATAACTACGATATTTATTTAGCTCGAAAGGCTTCCGAAATGAATATTCCAATATTAGGAATTTGCAGAGGACATCAGGTCTTAAACATTGCCTTTGGAGGAAATATCATTCAAGACATACCTTCTCAAATCCCCGAATCTACTATAAATCACAGCCAGTCTGAAGCCCGAAACATTGCTACTCATCAGATAAAAATCAATCTCACATCAAAGCTATTTGATATTATGCAAACTGATGAAATAGAAACAAATACTTTTCATCATCAAGCTTGCAAAGATATTGCTTCTGGATTTATAGAATCTGCATCTTCCAAAGACGGTCTTAATGAGGCTATAGAATCTAACGAAGGTAAAGCTATAATAGGCGTTCAATGGCACCCCGAAAATATGGCTCTTACAGATAACGACTCTATGCGTCCTCTATTTTCTAATCTTATTGGAGAAGCTGAACTTTATCATCTTGCTAAAAAAATCCATAAACAAATAATTACAATAGATTCGCATTGCGATACTCCTTTATACTTCAAATACGGTATTAACTTGGGCGAAAACAACGGAGCAATAAACGTTAATCCTAAAGATTTAGGAGTTGAAGACGAAGACGAAATTGTGAAATATCAAATCAAGGTTGATATTCCTAAGATGCAAGAGGGACTAATTGATGCCGTATTTATGGTTGCATATATAAAGCAAGGCTCACTTAATAAATCTTCTACTCAAAAAGCTGTCGACAAAACAGAGTCGATACTAAACGAAATAACCTCTCAAGTTAACAACAACAAAGATATAGCTGAAATAGCTAAAACAAGTGATGATGTAAAACGATTAAAGAAAGAGGGTAAGAAAGCTATATTCTTGGGTATTGAAAATGGTTATGGCATCGGCACAGAAATTCAGAACATTAAGAAATTTGCAGATATGGGCATTTCATACATTACCTTATGCCACAATGGAGACAATGACATCTGCGACTCAGCAAGTAAAAGCAATTCTAAACATAACGGATTAAGCGACTACGGAAAGCAAGTGGTTAAAGAAATGAACCGCTTAGGAATAATGGTTGACATTTCTCACACATCAGAAAAAACATCTTTCGATGTATTGGAAGTAAGCGAATACCCCGTAATTGCTTCTCACTCGTCTGCTAAAGCTTTGAGAAATCACCCTCGTAACATTTCCGACTCATTAATGTCTGCAATAGCAGAAAAAGGAGGCGTTATACAAGTCTGTCTTTATTCTTATTTCTTAAGAAACGACGACAAAGCTCAAGCTAAAGATGCCGCAGATCACATCGACCATATAGTGAAAACTGTAGGAATAGACCACGTGGGGATAGGCTCTGACTTTGATGGAGGCGGAAGCCTAACAGATATACAGACAATAAGCGGAATGCCTAAAATAACCATTGAATTACTTAGACGAGGTTATTCGGAAGAAGACATTGCTAAAATTTGGGGTGGTAACTTAATGCGAGTAATGGATATTGTTCAGAAAAACAAAAAATAA